In a genomic window of Pontibacter liquoris:
- the lepA gene encoding translation elongation factor 4: MKNIRNFCIIAHIDHGKSTLADRLLEFTQTVAEREMQNQLLDNMDLERERGITIKSHAIQMNFPYKGEEYVLNLIDTPGHVDFSYEVSRSIAACEGALLIVDASQGIEAQTISNLYLAIGNDLEIIPVLNKIDLPHAMPEEVSDQIIELIGCDREDIIHASGKAGIGIEEILQAICDRIPAPKGDPAAPLQALIFDSVFNSYRGIEVYFRIFNGTLKKGEKVKFINTGKTYEADEIGVLKLNQEPRLEMGAGNVGYLISGIKNAKEVKVGDTITHVDKPGESIQGFEDVKPMVFAGIYPVETSEYEELRASMEKLQLNDASLVWEPETSAALGFGFRCGFLGMLHMEIVQERLEREFDMTVITTVPSVQFHAYTTKEKMIKVNAPSEMPEPNYIDHIEEPFIKAQIISKSEFVGPIITLCMDKRGILKNQTYLTSDRVELSFEMPLAEIVFDFFDKLKTISRGYASLDYELIGFRPSNMVKLDIMLNGEKVDALSAIVHRDKAYDWGKRLCEKLRELLPRQMFEIAIQAAIGQKIISRETVKAMRKNVLAKCYGGDISRKRKLLEKQKKGKKRMRQVGNVEIPQEAFLAVLKLD; this comes from the coding sequence ATGAAGAACATTCGTAATTTCTGCATCATCGCCCACATCGACCATGGTAAAAGCACCCTGGCCGACCGCCTGCTGGAGTTTACCCAGACGGTAGCCGAGCGTGAGATGCAAAACCAGCTGTTGGACAACATGGACCTGGAGCGGGAACGCGGCATCACCATCAAGAGCCACGCCATCCAGATGAACTTCCCTTATAAAGGCGAAGAATATGTCCTTAACCTCATCGATACCCCCGGCCACGTGGACTTTTCCTACGAAGTATCGCGTTCCATTGCCGCCTGCGAGGGCGCACTGCTGATCGTGGATGCCTCACAGGGTATTGAGGCGCAGACGATCTCGAATTTATACCTGGCTATCGGCAACGATCTGGAAATTATTCCGGTGCTTAACAAGATAGACCTGCCTCATGCCATGCCGGAAGAGGTTTCGGACCAGATCATTGAGCTGATCGGTTGCGACCGGGAGGACATCATCCATGCTTCGGGCAAAGCGGGCATCGGCATTGAGGAGATCCTGCAGGCCATCTGCGACCGTATTCCTGCGCCAAAAGGCGATCCGGCCGCGCCGCTGCAGGCACTCATTTTCGACTCGGTGTTTAACTCCTACCGTGGCATTGAAGTATACTTCCGTATTTTTAACGGCACTCTGAAGAAAGGGGAGAAGGTAAAGTTCATCAACACCGGCAAGACTTACGAGGCCGATGAAATTGGTGTGCTGAAGCTAAACCAGGAGCCGCGCTTGGAAATGGGCGCCGGCAATGTGGGCTACCTGATCTCGGGAATTAAAAATGCCAAAGAGGTAAAAGTTGGTGATACCATTACGCATGTTGATAAGCCAGGTGAAAGTATACAGGGCTTTGAGGATGTGAAACCGATGGTGTTTGCCGGTATCTACCCGGTAGAAACAAGCGAGTACGAAGAACTGCGCGCCTCAATGGAAAAGCTGCAGCTCAACGACGCCTCGCTGGTATGGGAGCCAGAAACATCGGCGGCGCTAGGCTTTGGTTTCCGTTGCGGCTTTTTAGGCATGCTGCACATGGAAATTGTGCAGGAGCGCCTAGAGCGCGAGTTCGACATGACGGTGATCACCACTGTGCCGAGCGTGCAGTTCCATGCCTATACTACCAAAGAGAAAATGATCAAGGTGAATGCGCCGTCCGAAATGCCGGAGCCTAACTATATCGATCATATCGAGGAGCCGTTCATCAAAGCGCAGATCATCTCCAAGTCCGAGTTCGTGGGCCCCATCATCACGCTTTGTATGGATAAGCGCGGGATCCTCAAGAACCAGACTTACCTGACCAGCGACCGTGTGGAGCTTTCGTTTGAAATGCCCCTGGCCGAGATCGTGTTCGACTTCTTTGATAAACTGAAAACCATTTCCAGGGGCTATGCCTCACTCGACTATGAGCTGATCGGCTTCCGGCCTTCCAACATGGTCAAGCTCGATATTATGCTTAACGGTGAGAAAGTGGATGCGCTGAGCGCCATTGTGCACCGCGACAAAGCTTACGACTGGGGCAAGCGCCTCTGCGAAAAGTTGCGCGAGCTGCTGCCACGCCAGATGTTCGAGATTGCTATCCAGGCAGCTATCGGGCAGAAGATCATCTCCCGCGAAACGGTAAAAGCCATGCGCAAGAACGTACTGGCCAAATGCTACGGCGGCGACATTTCGCGGAAGCGCAAGCTGCTGGAAAAGCAGAAAAAAGGAAAGAAACGTATGCGCCAGGTCGGCAACGTAGAAATTCCGCAGGAAGCCTTCCTGGCTGTGCTCAAACTGGATTAA
- a CDS encoding DHA2 family efflux MFS transporter permease subunit, producing the protein MAETGARKWIITITVIVAALLELIDTTIVNVSIPQIQGNLGATLEDIAWITTGYAVANVIILPMSGWLGSMFGRKNYYLASIIVFTIASFLCGNATTLEELVAFRILQGLAGGGLISTSQAILLETWPPAEVGIATALFGLGAVVGPTVGPTIGGYITDHYSWPWIFYVNIPVGALAAFATYTFIRKTPREQQGKPIDWWGIALLALAVGSLQVVLEKGESEDWFEATYITVLVIVAVLGTILFIWREMTIDYPVVNFKIMRHRSFSIGMFTSFVLGFGLYGSMFVFPVFCQNLLGFSAQQTGEILLPGGLVTIAMMPFVGTMLKKGVPAQFMAATGMLLFFVFSQMLSNSSLASGTGEFFWPLVVRGIGMALLFVPLTTLAIQDLRGKEIGQGTGLNNMMRQLGGSFGIAALTTLIHIRQGIHRNNLLVNINEYNPAFVQRFQGLIHTFVAKGYSALEAQKAAYRAIEGMVLKQTYLLTYLDAYWISGIVMLCAIPLVFTQKFKRNANIPTDVH; encoded by the coding sequence ATGGCTGAAACAGGTGCAAGAAAATGGATCATCACCATTACGGTTATTGTTGCAGCGCTGCTGGAACTGATTGATACCACGATCGTGAACGTGTCCATACCTCAGATTCAAGGCAACCTGGGGGCCACGCTGGAAGATATTGCCTGGATTACGACTGGTTACGCCGTAGCCAACGTGATCATCCTTCCGATGTCTGGCTGGCTGGGAAGTATGTTCGGGCGGAAAAATTATTACCTGGCTTCGATTATCGTGTTTACCATTGCCTCTTTTTTGTGTGGCAACGCCACGACGCTGGAGGAACTGGTTGCTTTCCGTATTTTGCAGGGACTGGCGGGCGGCGGCCTGATCTCCACTTCGCAGGCCATTCTGCTGGAAACCTGGCCACCCGCTGAGGTGGGCATCGCCACGGCCTTGTTCGGCCTTGGTGCCGTGGTGGGTCCTACGGTAGGCCCAACTATTGGCGGGTATATCACGGATCATTATTCCTGGCCCTGGATCTTTTACGTGAACATACCGGTAGGCGCGCTGGCGGCTTTTGCCACCTATACTTTTATCCGGAAAACACCCCGCGAGCAACAGGGCAAGCCGATCGACTGGTGGGGCATTGCCCTGCTGGCGCTGGCCGTAGGCAGCCTGCAGGTAGTGCTGGAAAAAGGAGAGTCGGAAGACTGGTTCGAAGCCACTTATATTACGGTGCTGGTGATTGTAGCCGTTTTGGGTACGATCCTCTTTATCTGGCGTGAGATGACGATCGATTACCCGGTGGTGAACTTCAAGATCATGCGCCACCGCAGCTTTTCCATCGGCATGTTCACTTCCTTTGTGCTAGGTTTTGGACTGTACGGCTCGATGTTCGTGTTCCCGGTGTTCTGCCAGAACCTGCTGGGCTTTTCGGCGCAGCAAACCGGCGAGATCCTGTTGCCCGGCGGCCTGGTCACCATTGCCATGATGCCGTTTGTGGGCACCATGCTCAAGAAAGGCGTACCGGCGCAGTTTATGGCCGCGACGGGCATGCTCCTGTTCTTTGTCTTTTCCCAGATGCTCAGCAATTCCTCGCTGGCTTCCGGCACCGGAGAGTTTTTCTGGCCGCTGGTGGTGCGGGGCATTGGTATGGCGCTGCTCTTTGTGCCGCTCACAACCCTGGCTATTCAGGATTTGCGGGGCAAGGAGATCGGGCAGGGAACAGGCCTTAACAACATGATGCGCCAGCTCGGCGGCTCCTTTGGTATCGCCGCCCTGACCACGCTCATCCACATTCGCCAGGGCATCCACCGCAACAACCTGCTGGTTAATATAAACGAGTATAACCCGGCCTTTGTGCAGCGTTTCCAGGGGCTGATCCATACGTTTGTAGCCAAGGGCTACTCGGCACTGGAGGCTCAGAAAGCCGCTTATCGGGCCATTGAAGGCATGGTGCTGAAGCAAACCTACCTGCTTACCTACCTGGATGCCTACTGGATCTCCGGTATTGTGATGCTGTGCGCCATTCCGCTGGTGTTTACCCAGAAGTTTAAGCGCAACGCCAACATTCCAACGGACGTGCATTAA
- a CDS encoding FMN-binding glutamate synthase family protein, protein MASKISVRQTLSYAFIATYLVILFFSILTPSMLWLLAVIAPLHLLYFRNIRQNRHTLLRNYPLVGYLRYIFESFRPEFRQYFFESDTDGKPFSRRQRSIVYQRAKNERQTVPFGMQSNSQEVGYEWIAHTMFPVKVKAEALRVNVGSSRCTQPYSASIYNISAMSYGSLSKTAVTALSAGAKLGGFAHNTGEGGVSPFHLEGGGDLIWQIGTGYFGCRDKNGHFSEELFREQVAHPNIKMVEIKLSQGAKPGHGGILPAAKNTPEIAAIRKVEPYTTVASPPAHAAFQDQFTLLLFVEKLRLLSNGKPIGIKLCIGNKQEFERLCQEMMHNQLFPDFITIDGAEGGTGAAPLEFTDSLGMPLYDALTFVQNMLRKYGLRKEIKVLAAGKIITGVDIIKAIALGADICYSARGMMFALGCIQALQCDSGRCPVGIATQDKNLYSGLDVADKRVRVANFHGNTMHSTVEVMEACGFDSLDAITPDKVFRRVEQGKTLSFKEIYFSKNTASSTLQQNYMLN, encoded by the coding sequence ATGGCAAGTAAGATCAGCGTCAGGCAGACGCTTTCGTATGCGTTCATCGCAACGTACCTGGTAATTCTATTCTTTTCCATTCTAACGCCTTCCATGCTGTGGCTGCTGGCCGTTATTGCGCCCCTGCACCTGCTATACTTCCGCAATATCCGCCAGAACCGGCATACGCTGCTGCGCAACTACCCGCTGGTAGGCTATCTGCGTTATATCTTCGAGAGCTTTCGTCCGGAGTTCCGACAGTATTTTTTTGAGTCCGATACAGACGGTAAGCCCTTCAGCCGCCGCCAGCGCTCCATTGTGTACCAGCGGGCAAAGAACGAACGGCAGACGGTGCCTTTCGGTATGCAGAGCAATAGCCAGGAGGTAGGATATGAGTGGATTGCCCATACGATGTTCCCGGTGAAAGTAAAGGCCGAAGCCCTGCGCGTAAATGTGGGAAGCAGCCGTTGCACGCAGCCCTACAGCGCCAGCATTTATAATATTTCAGCCATGAGCTATGGCTCGCTCAGCAAAACAGCTGTTACGGCCTTAAGCGCGGGCGCCAAACTGGGCGGCTTTGCGCATAATACTGGCGAAGGGGGCGTGAGTCCGTTTCACCTGGAGGGTGGCGGCGACCTTATCTGGCAGATCGGCACCGGTTATTTTGGCTGCCGCGATAAGAACGGGCATTTCTCGGAAGAGCTGTTCCGCGAACAGGTTGCGCATCCGAATATCAAAATGGTAGAGATCAAGTTGTCGCAGGGAGCAAAGCCTGGGCATGGCGGCATCCTTCCGGCGGCTAAGAATACCCCGGAGATCGCTGCTATCCGCAAGGTGGAGCCTTATACGACGGTGGCCTCGCCGCCGGCACACGCGGCTTTCCAGGATCAATTTACGCTCCTGCTCTTTGTAGAGAAGCTGCGTTTGCTTTCGAATGGAAAGCCTATCGGTATCAAGCTGTGCATCGGTAACAAACAGGAGTTTGAGCGCCTTTGCCAGGAGATGATGCACAACCAGCTCTTCCCGGACTTTATCACTATCGATGGCGCGGAGGGAGGTACCGGCGCGGCTCCTCTTGAGTTTACCGATAGCCTCGGCATGCCGCTTTACGACGCGCTGACCTTTGTGCAAAACATGCTGCGGAAGTATGGCCTGCGCAAGGAGATAAAGGTACTGGCTGCCGGCAAGATCATTACGGGAGTAGACATTATCAAAGCCATTGCGCTGGGGGCAGATATCTGCTACAGCGCCCGCGGGATGATGTTTGCACTGGGCTGTATCCAGGCGCTGCAATGTGACTCGGGCCGTTGCCCGGTAGGCATTGCCACCCAGGACAAGAACCTGTACAGCGGCCTGGATGTGGCCGATAAACGCGTGCGGGTGGCTAACTTCCACGGCAACACCATGCATTCCACCGTCGAGGTGATGGAAGCTTGCGGATTTGACTCCCTGGATGCGATTACCCCTGACAAGGTGTTCAGGAGAGTGGAGCAGGGCAAAACGCTCAGCTTTAAAGAAATCTACTTCTCCAAAAATACGGCTTCCAGTACCTTGCAGCAGAATTACATGCTGAACTGA
- a CDS encoding 7-carboxy-7-deazaguanine synthase QueE, producing MEAIKPYKTASIHAVPKDGSELPLMEAFYTIQGEGGNTGTAAYFIRLGGCDVGCHWCDVKESWDAELHPLTQVEAIVDMADAFPGKTVVITGGEPLLYNLHPLTTQLQERGIKTMIETSGAYPISGHWDWVCLSPKKFKAPDTSVYPFAHELKVIIFNKSDFAWAEEHAARVGAGCKLYLQPEWSKANQLMPLLVEYVKNNPQWRVSLQTHKYMDIP from the coding sequence TTGGAAGCAATTAAACCATACAAGACAGCCTCTATTCATGCGGTGCCCAAAGACGGCAGCGAATTACCGTTGATGGAAGCTTTTTATACCATACAGGGCGAAGGCGGCAACACCGGCACGGCTGCATATTTTATCCGGCTGGGTGGCTGCGACGTGGGCTGCCACTGGTGCGACGTGAAGGAAAGCTGGGATGCGGAACTGCACCCGCTCACCCAGGTAGAAGCCATCGTGGACATGGCCGATGCCTTTCCGGGCAAAACAGTTGTGATCACAGGAGGGGAGCCGCTGCTTTATAACTTACACCCGCTCACCACGCAACTGCAGGAGCGCGGCATCAAAACAATGATTGAGACGTCGGGTGCTTATCCCATCAGTGGCCATTGGGACTGGGTGTGCCTGTCGCCTAAGAAGTTTAAGGCGCCGGACACCTCGGTGTATCCATTTGCCCACGAACTGAAGGTGATCATCTTTAACAAAAGCGATTTTGCCTGGGCCGAGGAACATGCCGCCCGGGTAGGGGCAGGCTGCAAGCTATACCTGCAGCCCGAGTGGAGCAAGGCTAACCAATTAATGCCTTTATTAGTAGAATACGTCAAAAATAACCCCCAATGGCGTGTGTCGTTGCAGACGCACAAGTACATGGATATCCCGTAA
- a CDS encoding bifunctional 5,10-methylenetetrahydrofolate dehydrogenase/5,10-methenyltetrahydrofolate cyclohydrolase — translation MTLLDGKKTSEAIQNEIAAEVAELKANGYKTPHLAAVLVGNDGGSVTYVNNKVLACEKVGFSSSLIRYEDTVTEAELLQKIKELNEDEEIDGFIVQLPLPKHIDSEKVIESIDPRKDVDGFHPTNVGRMVAGLPAYLPATPAGILQLLERYQIETKGKHCVVIGRSNIVGSPMSILMAKAAYPGNATVTLCHRNTVDLANYTRQADIIIAAVGQPGLVTADMVKDGAVVIDVGTTRVPDATRKAGYRLRGDVDFDSVAEKCSFITPVPGGVGPLTIAMLLKNTLKAAKQEVYA, via the coding sequence ATGACCCTGCTCGACGGTAAAAAAACATCCGAAGCTATCCAGAATGAAATTGCTGCAGAAGTAGCAGAACTTAAAGCCAATGGTTACAAAACGCCGCACCTGGCAGCCGTACTGGTGGGCAATGATGGCGGATCGGTAACGTATGTAAACAACAAAGTGCTGGCCTGCGAGAAAGTGGGTTTCAGTTCGTCGCTTATCCGCTACGAAGACACCGTGACCGAAGCCGAGCTGCTTCAAAAAATAAAGGAGCTGAACGAGGATGAGGAAATAGACGGTTTTATTGTGCAGCTGCCGCTCCCAAAGCATATTGATTCGGAAAAAGTGATCGAGTCGATTGATCCGCGGAAAGATGTGGACGGCTTCCATCCAACAAACGTGGGCCGTATGGTGGCTGGCTTGCCCGCTTACCTGCCAGCCACGCCTGCCGGCATCCTGCAGTTGCTGGAGCGTTACCAGATCGAGACAAAAGGAAAACATTGCGTAGTGATAGGCCGCAGCAACATCGTCGGTTCCCCAATGAGCATCCTGATGGCCAAAGCCGCTTACCCTGGAAATGCCACTGTTACGCTCTGCCACCGCAACACCGTGGACCTGGCCAATTATACCCGCCAGGCAGATATTATCATTGCTGCCGTGGGGCAGCCCGGCCTGGTAACGGCTGATATGGTAAAAGATGGCGCCGTGGTAATCGACGTAGGCACCACCCGTGTGCCTGATGCCACACGTAAGGCTGGCTACCGCCTGCGTGGCGATGTGGATTTTGACAGCGTAGCAGAAAAGTGCAGCTTCATTACCCCGGTTCCCGGAGGTGTAGGGCCGCTCACTATTGCCATGCTGCTGAAAAACACCCTGAAAGCAGCCAAGCAGGAAGTATACGCCTAA
- a CDS encoding DUF1003 domain-containing protein has product MNTREDNNTAPDETGKMTEVVERNIKALLERKQQEDRKRPFQDKVADAITRFAGSMAYVYIHLVIYGLWVIWNLGWLGLKPFDESFVVLAMIASVEAIFLSTFVLISQNRMAAQADKRAELDLQVSLLSEHEVTNLIKLVRAIAHKMDIKEALNPEYDELSKNVAPEKVMDRMEKHEQDINGKTGS; this is encoded by the coding sequence ATGAACACACGCGAAGACAATAATACCGCTCCTGACGAAACAGGAAAAATGACGGAGGTGGTGGAGCGGAATATCAAGGCTTTGCTGGAACGCAAGCAGCAGGAAGACCGCAAAAGACCGTTTCAGGACAAGGTAGCCGATGCCATTACCCGCTTTGCCGGCAGTATGGCCTATGTTTACATTCACCTGGTGATCTATGGCCTTTGGGTGATCTGGAACCTGGGCTGGTTAGGCCTGAAACCGTTTGACGAATCCTTTGTGGTACTGGCTATGATCGCCTCGGTGGAGGCCATTTTCCTTTCCACGTTCGTCCTGATCAGCCAAAACCGGATGGCCGCCCAAGCCGATAAACGGGCCGAACTGGATCTGCAGGTCAGCCTCTTATCGGAACATGAAGTAACCAACCTGATCAAATTGGTGCGCGCTATTGCACACAAAATGGACATCAAAGAAGCACTCAACCCGGAATATGATGAATTGTCCAAAAACGTTGCTCCCGAAAAGGTGATGGACCGCATGGAAAAGCACGAGCAGGATATAAACGGCAAAACAGGCAGCTAA
- a CDS encoding methylmalonyl-CoA mutase family protein, whose product MTYTTVEPYKPVNHIRIVTAASLFDGHDAAINIMRRIIQASGAEVIHLGHNRSVQEIVDCAIQEDAQAIAITSYQGGHIEYFKYMHDLLEERGSGHIRLFGGGGGVILPSEIEELQGYGIARIYSPDDGRAMGLQGMINDMLQKCDFPTGKNLNGEFKQLKEKNPKDIARLISAAENFPEEARAILDEVKEQAKEVKTPVLGITGTGGAGKSSLVDELVRRFLQDFPDKKIAIISVDPSKRKTGGALLGDRIRMNSISNERVYMRSLATRQSNLALSKYVQDAVDIVKAADFDLIILETSGIGQSDTEIIEHSDMSLYVMTPEYGAATQLEKIDMLDFADVIALNKFDKRGALDAIRDVKKQYKRNHQLWDVNDDAIPVFGTIASQFNDPGMNRLYRAVMAKIQEKTGVEFNSNLHTSQEMSEKVYIIPPARTRYLSEISETIRNYDKWSKDQAEVAQKLYGIKKSIEAVQSIDIADKDRLVKQLEEAYAEVALSLDGQNKKILENWKDKVQAYKNKFYVFKVRDKELKIKTHTESLSHLQIPKVSTPRYEAWGDLLKWNLQENVPGEFPYTAGVFPFKREGEDPTRMFAGEGGPERTNRRFHYVSLGMPAKRLSTAFDSVTLYGEDPDFRPDIYGKIGNSGVSICCLDDAKKLYSGFNLADPMTSVSMTINGPAAILTGFFMNAAIDQQCELYIKEHGLEEEVNAKIEAIYKEKGVARPRYQGELPKGNDGLGLMLLGVTGDQVLPAEVYEPIKTRTLAAVRGTVQADILKEDQAQNTCIFSTEFSLRLMGDVQQYFIDKNVRNFYSVSISGYHIAEAGANPISQLAFTLANGFTFVEYYVSRGMDINKFAPNLSFFFSNGIDPEYAVIGRVARRIWAKAMKHKYNADARSQMLKYHIQTSGRSLHAQEIDFNDIRTTLQALYAIYDNCNSLHTNAYDEAITTPTEASVRRAMAIQLIINRELGLAKNENPLQGSFIIEELTDLVEEAVLIEFDRITERGGVLGAMETMYQRGKIQEESLYYETLKHTGEYPIIGVNTFLSSTGSPTVLPKEVIRATEEEKQYQIAMLQALQKGNENRSGEMLKRIQQVAINNGNIFEVMMETVKFCSLGQITNALFEVGGQYRRNM is encoded by the coding sequence ATGACCTATACTACTGTAGAACCATATAAGCCTGTTAACCATATCCGTATTGTAACAGCAGCCTCTTTGTTCGATGGCCACGATGCAGCCATCAACATCATGCGCCGTATTATTCAGGCCTCGGGCGCCGAAGTAATTCACCTGGGCCACAACCGTTCGGTGCAGGAAATCGTGGACTGCGCCATTCAGGAAGATGCCCAGGCCATCGCAATCACCTCCTACCAGGGAGGCCACATCGAATATTTCAAGTATATGCACGACTTGCTCGAGGAGCGCGGCAGCGGCCATATTCGGTTGTTTGGCGGCGGCGGCGGGGTTATACTACCTTCCGAGATCGAGGAGCTGCAGGGCTACGGCATTGCCCGCATTTACTCGCCGGACGACGGTCGCGCAATGGGCCTGCAGGGTATGATCAACGACATGCTACAGAAATGCGACTTCCCGACAGGCAAGAACCTGAACGGTGAGTTTAAGCAACTGAAAGAAAAGAACCCCAAAGATATTGCCCGCCTGATTTCTGCCGCAGAGAACTTCCCGGAAGAAGCCAGAGCAATACTGGACGAGGTAAAAGAGCAGGCAAAAGAAGTGAAAACACCTGTGCTGGGTATCACCGGTACCGGTGGTGCCGGCAAATCATCGCTTGTAGATGAGTTGGTGCGCCGTTTCCTGCAGGATTTCCCGGACAAGAAAATAGCCATCATTTCGGTAGACCCATCGAAGCGTAAGACAGGCGGCGCCCTGCTGGGCGATAGAATCCGTATGAACTCGATCTCCAACGAGCGGGTATACATGCGCTCGCTGGCAACCCGCCAAAGCAACCTGGCCCTGAGCAAGTATGTGCAGGATGCCGTGGACATCGTGAAGGCTGCAGATTTTGACCTTATTATACTAGAGACTTCCGGTATTGGCCAGTCGGATACTGAAATTATCGAGCACTCAGATATGAGCTTGTATGTGATGACGCCAGAATATGGTGCCGCCACGCAGCTCGAGAAGATCGACATGCTCGATTTTGCTGATGTGATCGCCCTGAACAAATTTGACAAGCGTGGCGCACTGGATGCTATCCGCGACGTGAAGAAACAGTACAAGCGCAACCACCAGCTCTGGGACGTGAACGATGATGCTATTCCGGTATTTGGCACCATCGCCTCGCAGTTCAACGACCCCGGCATGAACCGCCTTTACCGTGCCGTGATGGCCAAGATACAGGAGAAAACCGGCGTGGAGTTCAACTCCAACCTGCATACCTCGCAGGAGATGTCGGAGAAAGTATACATCATCCCTCCTGCCCGCACCCGTTACCTTTCTGAAATTTCGGAAACGATCCGCAACTACGACAAGTGGAGCAAGGATCAGGCAGAAGTAGCGCAGAAACTATACGGCATTAAGAAGTCCATTGAAGCAGTTCAAAGTATAGATATCGCGGATAAAGACCGTCTGGTAAAGCAATTGGAAGAAGCTTATGCTGAAGTTGCTTTAAGCCTGGATGGACAGAACAAAAAAATACTGGAGAACTGGAAAGACAAAGTACAGGCCTACAAGAACAAGTTCTACGTGTTCAAGGTGCGCGACAAAGAACTGAAGATAAAAACCCATACTGAATCGCTTTCGCACCTGCAGATACCTAAAGTATCCACACCACGCTATGAAGCCTGGGGCGATTTGCTCAAATGGAACCTGCAGGAGAACGTACCGGGCGAATTCCCTTACACGGCGGGCGTGTTCCCGTTCAAGCGCGAAGGCGAAGATCCTACCCGTATGTTTGCCGGCGAAGGCGGTCCGGAGCGTACGAACCGTCGCTTCCACTACGTGAGCCTGGGCATGCCAGCGAAGCGTTTGTCAACAGCTTTTGACTCGGTAACGCTCTACGGCGAAGACCCGGATTTCAGACCGGACATTTACGGTAAGATCGGTAACTCCGGCGTTAGCATTTGCTGCCTGGATGATGCCAAGAAACTGTACTCCGGCTTCAACCTGGCCGACCCGATGACTTCGGTTTCGATGACCATCAACGGTCCCGCTGCTATACTTACCGGCTTCTTTATGAACGCCGCCATCGACCAGCAATGCGAACTATACATTAAAGAGCACGGCCTGGAAGAGGAAGTAAACGCGAAGATCGAAGCCATCTACAAAGAGAAAGGCGTGGCCCGTCCGCGCTACCAGGGCGAGCTGCCAAAGGGCAACGATGGCCTTGGTTTGATGTTACTCGGCGTGACTGGCGACCAGGTACTGCCGGCCGAAGTATACGAGCCGATCAAAACGCGTACGCTGGCAGCAGTGCGCGGCACCGTGCAGGCCGATATTCTCAAAGAAGACCAGGCGCAGAACACCTGTATCTTCTCCACGGAGTTCTCGCTGCGTTTGATGGGGGACGTGCAGCAGTACTTCATCGATAAGAACGTACGTAACTTCTACTCGGTGTCGATCTCGGGTTACCACATTGCAGAAGCGGGTGCCAACCCAATCTCGCAGCTGGCCTTTACACTGGCCAACGGCTTTACGTTTGTCGAGTACTACGTGAGCCGCGGCATGGACATCAATAAGTTTGCGCCGAACCTGAGCTTCTTCTTCTCCAACGGCATCGACCCGGAGTACGCGGTGATCGGCCGTGTGGCACGTAGAATCTGGGCCAAAGCGATGAAGCACAAGTATAACGCCGACGCAAGATCTCAGATGTTGAAGTACCACATCCAGACCTCCGGCCGTTCGCTGCACGCCCAGGAGATCGACTTCAACGACATCCGTACCACGCTGCAGGCGCTGTATGCGATCTACGACAACTGTAACTCGCTGCACACCAACGCATACGACGAGGCGATCACCACGCCAACCGAGGCTTCGGTACGCCGCGCGATGGCCATTCAGCTGATCATCAACCGCGAACTGGGACTTGCCAAGAACGAGAACCCGCTGCAAGGCTCCTTCATCATCGAAGAGCTGACCGACCTGGTGGAAGAAGCTGTCCTGATTGAATTCGATAGAATAACAGAGCGTGGCGGCGTGCTGGGTGCGATGGAGACGATGTACCAGCGCGGCAAGATCCAGGAAGAGAGTTTATACTATGAGACACTGAAACATACGGGTGAGTACCCGATCATCGGCGTGAATACCTTCCTTTCGTCAACCGGCTCTCCTACAGTGCTTCCGAAAGAAGTGATTCGTGCCACGGAAGAAGAAAAGCAATACCAGATCGCTATGCTCCAGGCGCTGCAAAAAGGAAATGAGAACCGGTCCGGCGAGATGCTCAAGCGTATCCAGCAGGTAGCCATCAACAACGGCAACATCTTCGAAGTGATGATGGAAACGGTGAAGTTTTGCTCCCTGGGCCAGATCACCAACGCCTTGTTCGAAGTAGGCGGCCAGTACCGCCGCAATATGTAA